Part of the Benincasa hispida cultivar B227 chromosome 11, ASM972705v1, whole genome shotgun sequence genome, GAAGCTAGGTTGTAGTGAGCATCCCAAAGAGGTGAAGGCCATAAGAAAAGCTTCCCCAGAAGCTTTCCATTGCAGCGTCAGTTAACGTGAAGGTTATGGCACTGAAAGATTCTGCTCCGAGTTAGAAACTGCATTTCAGGAGGGGTAGCCCCGATTTCCATAGGTTCTTGGTTGGAAAGTTGTCTTTTGTAAGTAAGAATATAGCGTTTTAATTTATCAATATAaacttaaatattattaatccaATTAAGTTGGCTAATTGAGCAAAGTTCACATAACTATGAGAATATTATATTCATTTGTGATTGatgtgaattcaaccattgatTCATTCTATGTATCAGAAGAAGCTATTACAAGATGCAAGACAAAGAAAATTCATAAAGCTTTCACGCTACATCTTTAAAGGCTAGCTAATGCAAAAGAAGATATAAATCTTTTAgtccatatttatttataatgttAATGCAACAAAtcaagaagagaataaaatgAAGATGACatggaaaatgtttatagttTGAAAGGTGACATGATGGATAAGAAAACCATGCAGAAATTTTATATAGGGGTGTCAGTCAGATTGTATCTCATGGAAATTCATGATGTTGTCAGAAGTGCTCATCAAACCTAGCGTCTTCTAGAATAGATATTTAAGGCGATTTGGAGTGTTGCCATGTTTTTTTCCTTCTGCATTTAAACGTCTCAATTGATGTGCAATTGAATTTTCATTTCCTAGAtcttattttctcaaattttcatttgtttgCTTTCAAAATACTTTTGTATTCTTGGTCCATTTAACCTTTAAAATGGCTTATAATACTTTGCTAATGGCAACTTATTGTTATCTTAAAACATAAGTGTCTTCAACACTTGGTGTAGCCTTTTTCAAATCTTTGTTTAGATTTGAAGTTAAATCGATTCATTAAATTAGTCTTGATCAATCTAATTCTAGGAGAGCCGTCTTAGAATGTTAAAGTGACCATTATAGATTTTATGTTGGAGTTAATAGTTACTCATCTTCAAACGAAGTTAAATTGATCATAAATTGTGAATGTTTGTAAGAATTCTAGGACCTTTAGTTTTGCAACATCCAGCAACTTTTAGCATTTATTAGTGATGCTTTAAGGTGCTATCCTCGACTCCTACGAAGATATGATCAACTCCtaaaattcaacaaaaaataatattacgTTATGAGAAGAATGGTGTGACACCtttcaatatgaaatatatgcATAAAGTTGCAACACAACcttattttctccttttgtcATTCAAGGTCAACTTTTAACTATTTTGTAAATGAATAATTCAAGCAAGAGTTTAGATGATGATCAAAACATTTGAAATGAGGAAGTTAGAATATTACCCTTTTGGTCGACTCAATTAGAGTTGAATTCGTACGTTTATATAAGGGTATATTCGTAATTCTGAGCTTGAAATACTTACATGGCACAGAAGATGGCCATTTTGTTTCGATTCATAGTTGACGCGCAATTGCCTGAAAACGACAACGACAAACCTCATAATATCgacataaaaatagattttttaaagataattgttattaaggataaaattgttataaatattttaaaatatagtaaaatattgatttttttttagaaaataacgttattttaatatttattaacaaaaatagggttggtttgaaatttttgacaaaaatagaGTTGTGAAATCGTGAACGAGGTCCATGAGTTTTGACTCAGCACATAAATCGTGTACCCGTCCACGATATTTTTTGCGTTTTTACATATTCGGATAATCTTTTactgtgaaattcaaattttcaaaggtacagtaaaataaaaattaaatcaaatttctagtcacgaattaattctaaatcggtttttttcacatttttcccAACTTctatcttttcttttatttgttagTGTTTTTTGTTTTGCATTTTCGGAGAATCTTTTAATGTGAAATTTAAATTCTTAAAAGCCTacggtaaaataaaaattgaatcaaatttcaagtcacgactaattttttttttcacatttcttccaaattttgtcttcttcttttatttttccatcttcttattttatttttttagtattttttttttttttgcatttttggagaatcttttattgtgaaattcaaattcttataggctaaaataaaaattaaattgaatcaaatttctaccCATGAATTAAgactaaatctattttttttttcatttttcccaacttctgtcttttttttttgtatttttgtagaattttttattgtgaagttcaaatttttaaaggcctgtaaaataaaaattgaatcaaatttctagccACGAATAAATCAAATCTATTTTTTCACATAGATTATTCAAATAGATTTGTTCCGCCTTATATCCACTTAAAtcaaaaagcaataaaaaaaataataaaaatatggaaCTCGTGGACCCCCGTTAGCTGACATAAAAatcgtgtatcgggtacacAATTTtgctaccctatttttgtcaatactttttcgataatattttgctatatttgtaaataagttggttcattttttttttttttaaaaacaacacTTTTTTAAAGGGCAATCTATATAAAAATACAGgaaaaaatactttaaaaaaaatttatgcatTTATCATAGTGATTAGCAATGCAAGCATTCatataacaataaaataatcgtcatttcttcaacaatatGTAATGCCAGTTGCtactatttttaaaagttttcgttcaatccttaaacttttaagttTCAGTCAAATAGTCTCAAAacattaaaaatgtttaaatagatttttttttcttgtttaagAGGTTTGTAACCTTTAAAAATGAgaagtctttaaattttaaattgtgtccaataaattcatttttgaaTCTCATAGGTGGATCAATGGGCACTTCTCAAAATTTCCAAAGTTATTGGACAAAAACTGAAGacaattcaattttatgttttgtggattggttagttaaaaaaaaaaacagtgaaTGGACTAAAAACTCATAAACTCAAATTTATTTGGGTGAAGATAACAATATACTCTCTCAttatttaaaatggaaaaagaaatggaaatatATTCAACAATGTCACAGATCATTAAAAGGATAACTATAGGGGATTAATACAAAGAAATCAGCACAGAAGAAGTCAGTTAAAGTTCCTTTCCCATTTTCCATCAGCAGCCCTTCTAAAAATTCTTGGCTTTTTCTTTGGGAAGGTCTCTCTCCAATCTGGGTGTTCGACTAAATAAGCCCACTGCCTGTTAGAGAGGGAGAGAATATTCATTTCCACATATACGTTACGAGCGGTATTTGGTTATTATAAATCGAATTATACGAGAAAAAAATCTCTTGAAACATTCTTGGAGGAAGGAAGTATATAATTCGATGGAAGAATGTTTCGAAATTTAGGTGATTGCAGATGATATAGCATGTAAATGTATCTTATTTGGAGTGTACTTGACATGTGATACCTTCTAGCACTCTCCACGAAGTCCGGTCCTTCTGCAGAAGGGGAGGTAGAACATGACTGAAGGATTTCGGAATCGGAAAGGCATTGTAGAGACAAAGCAATGCGTTGTTTCCATGGCGACCTATTATATCACAAGAACATCATTCGCTGTCGAGCTGAGTAAATTGTAACAAAACATTCACAatttgaaaagggaaaaagagatCAGGGGGAGAATTTCCAGTTAAAGGTTGACAGTTTACCAGCGGCATGGTTCGATTTTGAACTGATCAGTTTGAGTTTCATAGGTCTCCAACAGTCTGCCCTCCCAACTTGGATCCTCGTACGAAGATGATAGTCGAATTCTCCGAACAACTTCATCTGGACATCTTGAAGTACTATCAAAGCTAGCAGGGAACACAGATCCATCAGAAGTTTTCACCTGAACTAGCAAAAAGAAAATCACATTATGCAAAATGAAATTAGCACTAGGATAAGAAAAACATCCACTTCTGCATTAAATCCAGAAAAGTACAATTTTCATCTCCAAATATGCTTAAAATGACTATTCACAAACACATGATTTTGGAACGAAGAAAAGTAACCAGTGAAACAGTATAAAAGGAAATGAAAGTTAAAAGTAGTTAATCgagcatatttaattaaatatttgttctAAAGGTAGAAAAAGGTTTTcccaaacacactcaaacactGCTGATCTTCTTGGCATGTTTATTGTTAAATTGTATAGTTTGTAAATCTGCTCATAAATTgtgatgataataataactGAACCCAAAAAGAGAACAAATAAACAGAACATGAAACTGGATGGAGCGAAGGCTGACCACGAATCCGTTGAAGATAGGGTAAGCATTCCCTTCAGAGTCTCGGCGAGTGTTATGCCTAAGAATACAAAGAGTCTGAAGATGAAATTTCTCTGGTCTTGTCCACAAACTCTCGATAATTTTGTTACACAGTGGAAATGAATAACCCTCCATCTTTTTATGATCTCCTGTCCgggtgatattattattttcctGCATCAAAGCCCAATTCATTCGATTCAATTCAACTGATTTTGTGGATAGCATCCTTGGAAATCAATCACAAAGTTATGGGTCCTGGGACAGACTTCGAGTAGAACATCTTCAAAACCTCCAACTAAATGAACCTGCATTGGTAATAGATTCAAAATCAGTCCTCAAGCATTTTCTAAGAGCAATTAGTTTGTTAGATAAGGGGGATTGACATCCTgaaattacatctaactcaacATCAGAAGCGGGATCAACAACTAGGGATAACATCTGCGAGAGAGCAATTTTGATGATGTCTGGGAAATCCATATGTGCAACAGATGTCCTGAAATCCAGGAAATGGGGTTAGGATGCATAAGTTGACAATAAGTGTGACCTAATAGCAAGATTAGCAgaagaatatatataatttttcagAATTAATTCTTACATTCCATTTTTTCGATTCCGAATAGCTATGCCCACACAAGTTGTTGCTTCATCAGTGCCAACAAACTTTAGTTATGCATTATGGGGTATAAAGACACAGTTAGACAAGAACAGCAATCTGCATTCTAGAGAAGTAGACTATTTACTTtaatagatttattaaaagtgcACACTTCTACATGAGGGTCCAATACCTTCTTACTCTGTAAGCATCAACTTCTATTCGGAATGCAATTGAAAATACTTATGGTTGAATAAGGGAACAAATTTGCTTTTGGTTCTTTGTTGAAGTCCTAAGGATAAATATCATAATCTTTTGGCATTTTTCAGAGGATTTTCACGATCTCAAAAACCTAATCTTCAGAGTATTATTGACATCTCATGGGACACATAAGAATCATATATTTTAGAACCCAATGATATAGTTGTACAACCTATAAAGTTGATCCTGTTTAAGCAAGGTCGTGGTTGTGACACAAGAGCAATTAGATGTTTGGCCACAATAAAGTCTTGGAAACACAACTAGGTTTTGAAGCATAAAAATGCAGGAAAACAGATCATTCAATCTTTGAGCCATTTAATCCAATAGCTGACTTCAGTATAGCTGTTAAAAGATATTTCAGTTACTCTGCAGCTATTCATATCAATTATCCAGTAAGAGAATTAGGAAAGGACATAATTGAAATTCATGAGTGAGCAGCTTAACCAAAGAAagggagagggaaaaaaaaatcacatccACTAATGCAGGATCTACAATGGCATATTCTTTCTGAAACACATAAATCCATTTACTCATAGTTGATCTCTCCACGCCAGACTGTTCAGAAACTGTGAACCTCATCTCTGGAGTACCCTTGAATGAATTTGTGGCATTGACAAGGTAatggcactccattaaagcatACAGGACATCAGCTCCCTGTTCAGAAAAAGCATTTCTCTCTTAATGATTAAACAACGTACAACTTTTTCCAAGCATGGTTTTGGACACCTAAAAACTTGTGATctaatttaaaaggaaaaacataAGATGCTAATATGTCAATCATACATACagaatatcttctccaagtgtTAAGGAACCTTGATTGTCGGATCTAAGAACATGTTGAAAAATGAGACCCAAAGAACTCAACCCCAACAGACCTCAAAACCAATTTGATCTCAACTTCTAAGATAAGCTAGATAACAAATTACTTAGATGATCTAATAAACCAAGGATTGGACAAAGCTTTGAAACTCTCATCAATCCTTGATCTTCAAAGCACTCCACAAACAAGACAGATCACTTGAATACATCAAATATTCATTAAACACGTGGATGAATCTGGATTTTTAGATTCATAGTGACTCTTGGATGAAAGAGTGGCTTTTGATGGATGAAAAGTTGCAACTCTTTCACTTTGACTTGAAAACTTAGCTTGGAAGCAAGCATTTAATCCTTCTTAAAATCTTTTAGCTCTAGCTCAATTCATTGCCACTTATTTCCTTATCACAAGCCATTCATATAGTCATATCCAGAAAATTAATCAGTAAAAAATGTCGTTCACAAGATCAAAAGATCAAGAACATGATAATGATCAAGGGCAAACAGACTTACGTTTCAGGAATTTTCCTCCagataaattcaaatatgaGCAGATGAATCATTACAAACTTTAACACCCTTAACAGAAGTTAAAACACTGACAGTCAAACAGTGTGTACAGAGACTTGATCGTGGAAAATACAATCAGAGAGCAGACAATAGCAAACTTATATTATTGAATAGCTCAAAATCCATGTTCCCATGAAGAGATTGAAAACACCCACATCGTTAAACAAGAAAGTGCGGGAATTCCGAATCGTTTTTCacaaaaaaaccaaatataGAGATGGGAAAACGGGAGACTGTAAAGATAAGCTAGAAGGGTTCATCAGAATGTTTGAAATAGGAGTTTCAAGTGAAAATTGGGGAGAGAAGAAAATGCAATACAGTGAAGATTCAGGTGGGAAGGTACCTTATTTGATGAAGATGATTCGACGGTGAAGGGTGCTCCATCGACGAAAATCATGGTTCTTGTATGGAAGCTAGAAGAAGATGAGAGATGAAGGAACACAGGGGGGGAGAGAAGAATAGTAGAAGGGGAAATTTGCAAGGAGAAGGAACCAATCAATGGAAATTATGGAATATGATATGGTTTGTTTGAgaggaaaaatgggttttcaggGGGTTTTCTTTGCTTTAAAATCATGTTCATACCATACCAAGGTAATCAGTCCAAATTCtgtattaaaattttagtttcatCCTTAGCCccaaacttaaataattaataaaattatgacTAAAAAACACCATTAACATCACTTGAAAAATGCCAAACATGAGTGAATGTTAATTAACAtgaatttatattatcaatcttgacatttgaattttaattcacTCTAcatattatcaaaaaaaaaaaaaaaaaaaaaactcattatcAAAAAAACGTCATCACTATAGTCAATTGCCATAAGTGTAATCATATGTTCAAAGGTCACATAATGTTTTAGCTCATAAGCTGGCAACCAAGGCCTTGAACGATGAAATTTCCTCTAAGTTGGTTGTCCTCCGCTTATCTAGGAgtggttttcttttttattatgtgAAGATGTAATTCTTTATACGTTGTTtttcattctaaaaaaaatattgtatagTCATGGCTTTTTTCATTAAAACCCAAATGAAATCTAACCTACCTTTTGTAAATAACATTTCCAGAATCAACCTCGTACAAAAAGTTGACTCTTGCTCTCAATTCTCACCACTCACTGCTCactattttcataattttattttcttccttttgtgattcattattataattttattttcctctttcattttttttaaatgattgttACTCAATACTCCACTAGTCAATATGTTTAAAGGAATAACAACttgaaaaatgtcaaaaaaagaaaaatgaataaaagaaaagtcaACTAGTAATGATACCAAGAATTAAGAAACAAAAGTGAGAGTCACACATGTACACAATTCACTTCGTGATGATACAAgtaaaaagttataaaattaaagtttaaaaagtgAGTCAAATTTCGCTCTGGCCTTGTGTCAAATGGGTCATTCCTACAATTTTCTCAACATCAATACTCCATCGACCTAAGTTTCCCTCTACCCTTCTCTAATTTCACCTATCTCACTACTTTCATCATTATCTTTGCCTTTTGGATCTCTCATTATTGTTTGATAGGAATAAGTCTAATAAACTTCAAATCCAATACAACAAAGTAGATTATCATTCTTCTACTCATACTCATCCCACCTTACCATTAttcatatagaaaaatgagttaaatttttttcattatatatgatTATAGATATATCCAAATCGTAACACATTCTCCatttttaattatctaattCGAATATTTTTCAAACACTCTTCAACCATGTTTCGctttcataaatataaaatatctaCGTATGTAGGTTTTTAAGGATGTATATTATATaaagtaagtttttttttttaaaaaaaaaaaaaaaagaaatgatacAATACAACCAAACAactatacaagaaaatcatgcGATAAAGACAATGTAAACTACTAAGGATAAGAAGACTAAAGAGTTGAAGACACAATACTCCAAAGCTTTATGCACAACATAACGTGATAGCACATTCTGACCCCGACGAATATGAGAGAATAAGACAACTCTCAAATCAACTCCCTTATCCTTAGTCTCCTCACTAACGAAGGAGACTTCAATCAAATCAACAACTCCATCATTGAACAAATTTATGACCTCAAAGCAATCCGATTCAACCACTATATTCGAATACATGGATGGAAAACATGTTCTCAAGACAAGAGCATATCGTCATAATTTCAAGAAATTTCACTTTCCAAATATCTAGAATAAATTCTATATTGATCTATTAACCGTCTTCCATGATGAACCTATCGACTTAATTCAGAAAGACAAGTATTAAAATATCTTCAAAGTCTTTGTCTTTCTTAAACACAATCACAAAAGCACATAAACTAAaacacaaatttcaaaagaattcaAGATCAGAATGAAAGCAATAAAGTACAAAACTCAACAAAGTATATATTTgaagtaataaaaataatttaagtgaagtaaaaaaaaaatcaaaacaataatttaaaattgaattgattcCTTTCAACGGCCCCCACGAGTCCAAACCCCCAAT contains:
- the LOC120091993 gene encoding protein N-terminal asparagine amidohydrolase, with the protein product MIFVDGAPFTVESSSSNKGADVLYALMECHYLVNATNSFKGTPEMRFTVSEQSGVERSTMSKWIYVFQKEYAIVDPALVDFVGTDEATTCVGIAIRNRKNGMTSVAHMDFPDIIKIALSQMLSLVVDPASDVELDVHLVGGFEDVLLEENNNITRTGDHKKMEGYSFPLCNKIIESLWTRPEKFHLQTLCILRHNTRRDSEGNAYPIFNGFVVKTSDGSVFPASFDSTSRCPDEVVRRIRLSSSYEDPSWEGRLLETYETQTDQFKIEPCRWSPWKQRIALSLQCLSDSEILQSCSTSPSAEGPDFVESARRQWAYLVEHPDWRETFPKKKPRIFRRAADGKWERNFN